The Endozoicomonas sp. 4G DNA segment TAACAGCAGATATGTGGTTCGGTGTAGTAACCCTCTTCCCGGAAATGTTTCGGGCCATTACCGACCACGGCATATCCAGCCGTGCGGTAAAAGAAGGTATTGTCTCGGTGGCAACCTGGAATCCCAGGGACTTCACCCACGACAGACACCGAACTGTGGATGACCGACCTTACGGCGGTGGTCCCGGCATGTTGATGAAAATTCAACCTCTGCGTGACGCCATCCATGCAGCCAAACAAGCTGCTGGAGCCGATGCCACGGTAGTTTACCTGTCTCCCCAGGGACGCCTGCTTGATCAGGCCGGGGTTCAGGAGCTGGCCGCCAAAAAGCGGATTATTCTGGTATCGGGGCGGTATGAAGGTATTGATGAGCGTGTAATTAACGAAGAAGTCGACGAGGAATGGTCGATCGGTGATTACGTGTTAAGTGGTGGCGAACTCGCCGCCATGACTCTGATTGATGCAGTATCACGCTTTGTACCGGGCACCCTGGGTCACAAGGATTCCGCATTAGAGGATTCCTTTGCTGATGGCCTGCTGGATTGTCCGCACTACACCCGCCCTGAGGTTTTCAAGGGGCAGAAAGTGCCGGAAATCCTGCTGTCTGGGGATCATGCAAAAATTCGTGCATGGCGCCTCAAACAGGCACTGGGCAGAACCTGGCTGAGAAGGCCGGAGCTGTTGCAAAACAGGAAGCTGACCAACGAAGAGGAAAAACTGTTATCTGAATTCATTCAGGAACATCGTTCTTCGGACAGCCACAGCAAAACAGACTCGACAAGCGGAACACTTGACTAACGGGAGCAAAATTTAAAATGAGCAAGAACAGAATCATTGAAGCGCTCGAACAAGAGCAGATGACCAAGGAAATCCCAAGCTTCGGCCCCGGTGATACCCTG contains these protein-coding regions:
- the trmD gene encoding tRNA (guanosine(37)-N1)-methyltransferase TrmD → MWFGVVTLFPEMFRAITDHGISSRAVKEGIVSVATWNPRDFTHDRHRTVDDRPYGGGPGMLMKIQPLRDAIHAAKQAAGADATVVYLSPQGRLLDQAGVQELAAKKRIILVSGRYEGIDERVINEEVDEEWSIGDYVLSGGELAAMTLIDAVSRFVPGTLGHKDSALEDSFADGLLDCPHYTRPEVFKGQKVPEILLSGDHAKIRAWRLKQALGRTWLRRPELLQNRKLTNEEEKLLSEFIQEHRSSDSHSKTDSTSGTLD